One stretch of Roseimicrobium sp. ORNL1 DNA includes these proteins:
- a CDS encoding thiamine pyrophosphate-dependent dehydrogenase E1 component subunit alpha — protein sequence MPSTQSAVPIDTLKESYLTAYGYMVRARILEDKLAALYRAGGRIVGGVYVGRGQEAFSASLAVHLQKGKDIYAGLIRDQAGKLAFGEPMLDCTRTYLGSAMGPMRGRDGNIHRGRPTEGLPAMISHLGSMVGVVCGMLMARRMLGKLGDAVGATSIGDGGTSTGAFHEGLNVAAVERLPLIVSVANNQFAYSTPTDRQYACKSLVDRAIGYGVEGYEVDGTDLAACIAIFQHAVQRARTGHGPQMIVGNLLRLSGHGEHDDASYIPDATKKLGRDSLIVTEQKIQELGWMSPTELRALREQAKEEVEKAVSQTSREPSPDPFRETWMALSTPGLAEGWEVH from the coding sequence ATGCCTTCGACACAGTCTGCTGTTCCGATCGACACCCTGAAGGAAAGCTATCTGACCGCCTACGGCTACATGGTCCGGGCGCGGATACTGGAAGACAAACTGGCCGCCCTCTACCGGGCGGGCGGTCGCATCGTGGGTGGCGTGTACGTGGGCAGGGGCCAGGAGGCCTTCAGCGCCTCGCTCGCCGTGCATCTGCAAAAGGGCAAGGATATCTACGCGGGGCTCATTCGTGACCAGGCCGGGAAGCTGGCCTTCGGCGAGCCCATGCTGGACTGCACCCGCACCTACCTGGGCTCTGCCATGGGCCCCATGCGCGGTCGTGATGGCAACATCCACCGTGGCCGCCCCACCGAAGGGCTTCCCGCCATGATCTCCCACTTGGGTTCCATGGTGGGCGTGGTCTGCGGCATGCTCATGGCCCGACGCATGCTCGGCAAGCTGGGTGATGCCGTGGGCGCCACGTCCATCGGCGATGGCGGTACCTCCACCGGTGCCTTCCACGAGGGACTCAACGTAGCCGCCGTCGAGCGCCTGCCTCTCATCGTCTCCGTGGCGAACAACCAGTTCGCCTACTCCACTCCCACGGACCGCCAGTATGCCTGCAAGAGCCTGGTGGATCGTGCGATTGGCTACGGTGTTGAAGGCTATGAGGTGGATGGTACGGACCTCGCCGCCTGCATCGCCATCTTCCAGCACGCGGTGCAACGCGCCCGGACAGGACATGGTCCGCAGATGATCGTGGGCAATCTGCTCCGCCTCTCCGGTCACGGCGAGCACGATGACGCTTCTTATATTCCCGATGCCACGAAGAAGCTCGGCCGCGACAGTCTGATCGTCACCGAACAGAAGATTCAGGAACTGGGCTGGATGTCGCCCACCGAGCTGCGCGCCCTGCGCGAGCAAGCCAAGGAGGAAGTGGAAAAGGCCGTCTCCCAGACCAGCCGTGAACCCTCTCCCGATCCCTTCCGCGAAACGTGGATGGCACTCTCCACCCCCGGCCTGGCTGAGGGCTGGGAGGTGCACTGA
- a CDS encoding thioesterase family protein — MPEHRFVHRDLVQFSDTDMAGIVHFSNFFRFMERAEHAFFRSLGLSIVERPGTIPTMEGNPVGWPRVHASCDFFTPLFFEDEVEVELLVEELRTRSIRYLFRVRKLDGTLAAEGRIAAVCVQKDKEKGGMKAVEIPSRVKDKLETAPAEVLGARKGQG, encoded by the coding sequence ATGCCTGAGCACCGCTTTGTTCACCGCGATCTGGTCCAGTTTTCAGACACGGATATGGCTGGGATTGTGCACTTTTCGAACTTTTTCCGGTTCATGGAGCGGGCCGAGCACGCCTTCTTCCGGTCCTTGGGGTTGAGCATCGTGGAGCGCCCCGGCACCATTCCCACCATGGAGGGGAATCCCGTGGGCTGGCCGCGCGTGCACGCCTCCTGCGACTTCTTCACCCCGCTCTTCTTTGAAGACGAAGTGGAGGTCGAGCTTTTGGTGGAGGAACTCCGCACCCGCTCCATCCGCTACCTCTTCCGCGTGCGGAAGCTGGACGGCACCCTCGCCGCCGAAGGCCGCATCGCCGCCGTGTGCGTGCAGAAGGACAAGGAGAAAGGCGGCATGAAAGCCGTGGAGATCCCGTCTCGCGTGAAGGACAAGCTGGAGACTGCACCCGCGGAGGTGCTTGGTGCTCGCAAGGGGCAGGGGTAG